In a single window of the Terrirubrum flagellatum genome:
- a CDS encoding folylpolyglutamate synthase/dihydrofolate synthase family protein → MNDSAAHLDRFLHLHPKLIDLSLHRIEKLLGKIGDPHLRLPPTIHVAGTNGKGSTIAFMRAILEAAGLRVHVYTSPHLVRFHERIRLGAIGGGQLVDEEKLADAFRRCEEANAGEAITIFEITTAAAFLLFAENPADVLLLEVGLGGRFDTTNVIVDPVATVITPISMDHSEFLGDTVSKIAGEKAGILKRGAPAIIAPQDEEPLNVVAARAEAIGSPVVIGGQDFSAHEENGRLVYQDERGLFDLPLPRLTGRHQHVNAATAIAALRHAHDLPDLPIACFERGVREAFWPARLQPLREGKLQSLLPAGAELWLDGSHNADGGRVTAAAIAEIEEMKSRPLILVVGMKGTKDARAFLDAFEDLTRDIVTLPVVSERGVTRTAQDIATIADTLGFSAEAAVDIEDALRRIGSRSWSAAPRILITGSLYLAGDVLAANGSLPT, encoded by the coding sequence ATGAACGACTCCGCCGCCCATCTCGACCGCTTCCTGCATCTCCATCCCAAGCTGATCGATCTGTCGCTGCATCGCATCGAGAAGCTCCTGGGAAAGATCGGCGATCCGCATTTGCGCCTGCCGCCGACGATTCATGTCGCCGGCACCAACGGCAAGGGATCGACGATCGCCTTCATGCGCGCGATTCTCGAAGCGGCGGGCCTGCGCGTCCATGTCTACACCTCGCCGCATCTCGTGCGTTTCCACGAGCGCATTCGTCTTGGCGCCATCGGCGGCGGCCAGCTTGTCGATGAGGAGAAACTCGCCGACGCCTTCCGTCGCTGCGAGGAGGCGAACGCCGGCGAGGCCATCACCATCTTTGAGATCACCACGGCCGCAGCCTTCCTGCTGTTCGCCGAGAATCCCGCGGACGTGCTGCTGCTCGAGGTCGGGCTTGGCGGCCGCTTCGACACGACGAATGTGATCGTCGATCCCGTCGCCACCGTGATCACGCCGATCTCGATGGATCATTCCGAATTCCTTGGCGACACCGTGAGCAAGATCGCCGGCGAGAAGGCGGGCATCCTGAAGCGTGGCGCGCCCGCCATCATCGCGCCGCAGGATGAGGAGCCGCTCAACGTCGTCGCCGCGCGCGCGGAGGCGATCGGCTCGCCTGTTGTCATCGGCGGCCAGGATTTCTCGGCGCATGAAGAGAATGGCCGGCTCGTCTATCAGGACGAGCGCGGCCTGTTCGATCTGCCGCTGCCGCGTCTCACGGGGCGTCATCAGCATGTGAACGCTGCAACCGCGATCGCCGCGCTGCGCCATGCGCACGACCTGCCTGACCTGCCGATCGCCTGCTTCGAGCGCGGCGTGCGCGAGGCCTTTTGGCCGGCGCGCCTTCAGCCGCTGCGCGAAGGCAAGTTGCAATCGCTCCTTCCGGCCGGCGCCGAATTATGGCTCGACGGCAGCCACAACGCCGATGGTGGACGCGTCACCGCCGCCGCCATCGCCGAGATAGAGGAGATGAAGTCGCGGCCGCTGATTCTCGTCGTCGGCATGAAGGGCACCAAGGATGCGCGCGCTTTTCTCGACGCCTTCGAGGATCTGACGCGCGATATCGTCACTTTGCCCGTGGTCAGCGAGCGCGGCGTCACGCGCACGGCGCAGGACATTGCGACGATTGCTGATACGCTTGGGTTTTCGGCCGAGGCGGCGGTCGACATCGAGGATGCGCTGCGCCGCATCGGATCGCGCTCATGGAGCGCTGCGCCGCGCATCTTGATCACCGGATCGCTTTATCTCGCCGGCGATGTGCTCGCCGCGAATGGGTCATTGCCGACCTAA
- the trpA gene encoding tryptophan synthase subunit alpha yields MTDRITAAFARARAENRAAFVTYVMAGDPDRETARAILKGLPKAGADIIEFGMPFTDPMADGPSIQAAGLRALKAGQSLKKTLEDVAELRKTNDSVGVVLMGYYNPIYIYGVEKFLADAKAAGVDGLIVVDLPPEEDEELCLPALKAGVAFIRLATPTTDDKRLPAVLKNTSGFVYYVSITGITGAATPDFNVTANAVARIKRHTALPVVVGFGVKNAQHAAAVARGADGVVVGTALIDALKASLDAEGKATEKTVSAVTDLVSQLAAGVRSAPKSAAA; encoded by the coding sequence ATGACAGATCGCATCACCGCCGCCTTCGCCCGCGCCCGCGCCGAGAATCGTGCCGCGTTCGTGACCTATGTTATGGCGGGCGATCCGGACCGTGAGACCGCGCGCGCAATCCTCAAGGGATTGCCCAAAGCCGGCGCCGACATCATCGAGTTCGGCATGCCCTTCACCGATCCCATGGCGGACGGCCCGTCGATCCAGGCCGCCGGCCTGCGCGCGCTGAAAGCCGGCCAGTCGCTGAAGAAAACGCTCGAGGATGTGGCGGAACTCAGAAAAACGAACGACAGCGTCGGCGTCGTGCTGATGGGTTATTACAACCCGATCTATATCTATGGCGTCGAGAAATTCCTTGCCGACGCCAAGGCCGCCGGCGTCGATGGTTTGATCGTCGTCGATCTGCCGCCGGAAGAAGACGAAGAGCTTTGCCTGCCGGCGCTGAAGGCCGGCGTCGCCTTCATTCGCCTGGCGACGCCGACGACGGATGACAAGCGGCTGCCTGCGGTTCTCAAGAATACGTCCGGCTTTGTCTATTACGTCTCGATCACCGGCATCACCGGCGCGGCGACGCCCGATTTCAACGTCACGGCCAATGCGGTTGCGCGCATCAAGCGCCACACCGCGCTGCCCGTCGTCGTCGGCTTCGGCGTCAAGAACGCGCAGCACGCCGCGGCGGTCGCGCGCGGCGCCGATGGCGTCGTCGTCGGCACGGCGCTGATCGATGCGCTGAAGGCGTCGCTTGATGCTGAAGGCAAGGCCACGGAAAAGACCGTTTCCGCCGTCACCGATCTCGTATCCCAGCTTGCGGCCGGCGTGCGTTCGGCGCCGAAATCCGCAGCGGCCTGA
- the trxA gene encoding thioredoxin TrxA, giving the protein MGAQKTSDATFESDVLKSSTPVVVDFWAEWCGPCRMIAPSLDEISKELDGKIKVVKLNVDENPATAAKFGIRSIPTLMLFKNGELAGQKVGAAPKGDLSKWISGAI; this is encoded by the coding sequence ATGGGCGCGCAAAAGACCAGTGACGCCACCTTTGAAAGCGACGTCCTGAAATCATCGACTCCCGTCGTCGTCGACTTCTGGGCGGAGTGGTGCGGTCCCTGTCGCATGATCGCCCCGTCGCTCGATGAGATTTCCAAGGAGCTCGACGGCAAGATCAAGGTCGTGAAGCTCAACGTCGACGAGAATCCCGCGACGGCCGCGAAGTTCGGCATCCGCTCGATTCCGACGCTGATGTTGTTCAAGAATGGCGAACTCGCCGGGCAGAAAGTCGGCGCCGCGCCGAAGGGCGACCTGTCGAAATGGATTTCCGGCGCGATCTGA
- the accD gene encoding acetyl-CoA carboxylase, carboxyltransferase subunit beta yields the protein MNWISDVVPPRIKTLFKRETPENLWIKCPDTGQMVFHKDVEANAWVIPGSDHHLHISSTQRLKLMFDEQTWLDVALPRVPDDPLKFRDSKRYSDRLKEARTKTGLQDAFKIGFGRIEGQPIVIAVQDVAFITGSLGTSAGEAFIRGAQTAIEKKSPYVVFAAGGGARMQEGILSLMQMPRTTIAVRMLREARLPYIVVLTNPTTGGITASYAMLGDVHLAEPGALIGFAGPRVIEQTIREKLPEGFQRSEYLRDHGMVDMVVHRRDMKATVARLCRLLMKLPPRQIETTEPAPAEAA from the coding sequence ATGAACTGGATTTCCGACGTCGTTCCCCCGCGCATCAAGACGCTGTTCAAGCGCGAGACGCCGGAGAATCTCTGGATCAAATGTCCTGACACCGGCCAGATGGTGTTTCACAAGGATGTCGAGGCGAACGCCTGGGTCATCCCCGGCTCCGATCATCATCTGCACATCAGCTCGACCCAGCGCCTGAAGCTGATGTTCGACGAGCAGACCTGGCTCGATGTTGCGCTGCCTCGGGTGCCGGACGATCCGCTGAAATTCCGCGACAGCAAGCGTTACTCGGATCGCCTGAAGGAGGCGCGAACCAAAACCGGCTTGCAGGACGCGTTCAAGATTGGCTTCGGCCGCATTGAGGGCCAGCCGATCGTGATCGCAGTCCAGGATGTGGCGTTCATCACGGGATCGCTGGGAACATCAGCGGGGGAAGCCTTCATCAGGGGCGCGCAGACGGCGATTGAGAAAAAGTCGCCCTATGTCGTGTTCGCCGCCGGCGGCGGCGCGCGCATGCAGGAGGGGATCCTGTCGCTGATGCAGATGCCGCGCACCACCATCGCGGTGCGCATGCTGAGGGAGGCGAGGCTTCCCTATATTGTCGTGCTGACCAATCCGACGACCGGCGGCATCACCGCATCCTACGCGATGCTCGGCGACGTCCATCTCGCCGAGCCCGGCGCGCTGATCGGTTTCGCCGGCCCGCGCGTGATCGAGCAGACCATTCGCGAGAAGCTGCCTGAAGGCTTCCAGCGCTCGGAATATCTCAGGGATCATGGCATGGTGGACATGGTCGTCCATCGCCGCGACATGAAGGCGACAGTCGCGCGCCTGTGCCGCCTGCTGATGAAGCTGCCGCCGCGTCAGATCGAAACGACGGAGCCGGCTCCGGCCGAAGCCGCCTGA
- the addA gene encoding double-strand break repair helicase AddA — translation MMSSAAPSPQSQTQQRQRDASDPRASVWVSANAGSGKTEVLARRVIRLMLDGVTPDELLCLTYTKAAAAEMTNRVFERLGAWITLGDEELRGRVHELTGAAPSRELLVRARRLFADALETPGGLKIQTIHAFCERLLHLFPFDAKTPAHFEVLDDVAQSQLIDAAIASVVAGQDGPEAATAFARVAEDFPKQDDFRDVLKKMLVLRSDISDGVAPTDPLDQLAKALRISLEDSVDDAIARHFASAFWADHWNRVAAALRGHPGATNDGTADALEQVARETDPAMKLAALRGVFLGSSGAELKPNSVMTAKARGANPGAAEKLDDEAARFSALLERIAAIEALARNRAMFTVADAILAHYRAAKARRGALDFADLIDKTRALLANEGVGPWILYKLDSRLTHILVDEAQDTSEAQWDIVVRLAEEFTTGEGARETRRTIFAVGDEKQSIYGFQGAAPKSFAMMRDLFKRRHEAAERRFENIPLTVSFRSTIEVLSAVDRIFTGGDRARGLSFDAGVAPTHQSNRLDRADIGFVELWPLITKTDEAEPDDYLDPDESSRPVDAPSADSPTARLARRVADQTRLLIANGDPTGRPVKPGDVMILVRRRNALFETIISALKQAGVPVAGADRLKVAQHIAVQDCLALARATLMRDDDYALACALKSPLLGLDDDDLIAVAPERGDAPLADALRDASDRKIAAAAAFIEGWRGRATLGPFAFFARLLEAEGGRLKLLARLGAEAGDALDEFLARALDFERRDSASLAAFVAAFENADIEIKRDLAQAANEVRVMTVHAAKGLEAPIVILPDTTGKPEGRGASPALRVPLGGESQPLGVWAPPGRAPAAIDAARRAASADAEDEHRRLLYVALTRARNGLIIAGATGLKQAPPASWYAQISSALEEGDAKLGAKLEQTPARGGEGEVGRWIIAGRESTAMTRQAERATLPTATRLPSWTREQASPEAVWTPPLSPSRAAEAADRRDRPLDRPEAAAARARGRLIHRLLEAIPSADPDQRESVALRLAELSAQPADLAERQQLARKALEIVADSRFADLFDPGSRAEVAVAGPIKGRDGAVRHASGKIDRLALAGGDVLIGDYKTGARPPAHEADIPKSVIAQLAVYRALVAPLYPDRKVRCVVIWTAGPLAHEISNAALDEALHRI, via the coding sequence ATGATGAGTAGCGCCGCGCCCTCCCCGCAGTCGCAGACGCAGCAGCGGCAGCGCGACGCTTCCGATCCGCGCGCGTCGGTCTGGGTGTCCGCCAACGCCGGCTCGGGCAAGACGGAGGTGCTGGCGCGCCGCGTCATCAGGCTGATGCTCGACGGCGTGACGCCGGATGAGCTGCTCTGTCTCACCTACACCAAGGCGGCCGCAGCGGAGATGACGAACCGCGTCTTCGAGCGGCTTGGCGCGTGGATCACCTTGGGCGACGAGGAATTGCGCGGCCGCGTCCATGAACTTACAGGCGCTGCGCCATCGCGCGAATTGCTGGTCCGCGCACGACGTTTGTTCGCCGACGCGCTGGAGACGCCCGGCGGCCTCAAAATCCAGACCATCCACGCCTTCTGCGAAAGGCTGTTGCATCTCTTCCCCTTCGACGCGAAGACGCCGGCGCATTTCGAGGTGCTCGACGATGTGGCGCAATCGCAACTGATCGACGCCGCCATCGCCTCGGTGGTCGCGGGCCAAGACGGGCCGGAAGCCGCAACGGCGTTCGCGCGCGTGGCGGAGGATTTCCCGAAGCAGGATGATTTTCGCGATGTGCTGAAGAAGATGCTGGTGCTGCGGTCGGACATTTCCGATGGCGTCGCGCCAACCGACCCTCTCGATCAACTCGCCAAAGCGTTGCGCATCTCGCTGGAGGACAGCGTCGACGACGCGATCGCGCGCCACTTCGCGAGCGCATTCTGGGCTGATCATTGGAATCGGGTCGCCGCCGCCTTGCGCGGCCATCCCGGCGCCACCAATGATGGGACCGCCGATGCGCTCGAACAGGTCGCGCGCGAAACCGATCCCGCGATGAAGCTTGCTGCGTTGCGCGGCGTCTTCCTCGGCTCGTCCGGCGCCGAGCTCAAGCCGAACTCGGTGATGACCGCCAAGGCGCGCGGCGCGAATCCCGGAGCGGCCGAGAAACTCGACGACGAGGCGGCGCGCTTCTCCGCGCTGCTGGAGCGCATCGCCGCGATCGAGGCGCTGGCGCGCAACCGGGCGATGTTCACGGTCGCCGACGCCATTCTCGCGCATTATCGCGCGGCGAAGGCGCGGCGCGGCGCGCTCGATTTCGCCGATCTCATCGACAAGACGCGCGCGCTGCTCGCCAATGAGGGCGTCGGCCCCTGGATCCTCTACAAGCTCGATTCGCGCCTCACCCATATTCTCGTCGACGAGGCGCAGGATACAAGCGAAGCGCAATGGGACATCGTGGTGCGCCTGGCCGAGGAATTCACCACCGGCGAAGGCGCGCGCGAAACGCGCCGCACCATCTTCGCCGTCGGCGACGAGAAGCAGTCAATTTATGGCTTCCAGGGCGCGGCGCCGAAATCCTTCGCGATGATGCGCGATCTGTTCAAACGGCGTCATGAGGCGGCGGAGCGGCGCTTCGAGAATATCCCGCTCACTGTGTCCTTCCGCTCGACTATCGAAGTCCTTTCCGCCGTCGATCGCATTTTCACAGGCGGCGATCGCGCGCGCGGATTGTCGTTCGACGCCGGCGTCGCGCCGACCCATCAAAGCAACCGGCTTGATCGCGCCGACATCGGCTTCGTCGAACTCTGGCCGTTGATCACGAAGACCGATGAGGCCGAGCCGGACGATTATCTCGATCCAGACGAATCCTCCCGTCCCGTCGATGCGCCTTCCGCGGATTCGCCGACCGCGCGGCTCGCGCGCCGCGTCGCCGACCAGACGCGCCTGCTGATTGCAAATGGCGATCCCACGGGACGGCCGGTGAAGCCCGGCGACGTGATGATTCTCGTGCGCCGCCGCAACGCATTGTTCGAGACCATCATCTCGGCGCTGAAGCAGGCCGGCGTTCCCGTCGCCGGCGCCGACCGGCTGAAGGTCGCGCAGCATATCGCCGTGCAGGATTGCCTGGCGCTGGCGCGCGCCACGCTGATGCGCGACGACGATTACGCGCTCGCCTGCGCGCTGAAGAGCCCGCTTCTCGGCCTCGATGATGATGATCTGATCGCGGTTGCGCCGGAACGCGGCGATGCGCCACTCGCCGACGCGTTGCGCGATGCAAGCGACAGAAAGATTGCTGCGGCCGCCGCCTTCATCGAGGGCTGGCGCGGACGCGCCACGCTCGGCCCCTTCGCCTTTTTCGCGCGGCTCCTCGAGGCCGAAGGCGGGCGTCTGAAATTGCTGGCGCGGCTCGGCGCCGAGGCCGGCGATGCGCTCGATGAATTTCTCGCGCGCGCGCTCGATTTCGAACGACGGGACTCCGCCTCGCTCGCAGCCTTCGTCGCAGCGTTCGAGAACGCCGACATCGAGATCAAGCGCGACCTCGCGCAGGCTGCGAACGAAGTGCGCGTGATGACCGTGCATGCGGCGAAGGGCCTTGAGGCCCCGATCGTGATTTTGCCTGACACCACGGGAAAACCGGAAGGGCGGGGGGCTTCGCCTGCACTGCGCGTGCCGCTCGGCGGCGAGTCGCAGCCGCTTGGCGTCTGGGCGCCGCCCGGCCGCGCGCCGGCCGCGATCGACGCCGCGCGCCGCGCCGCCTCGGCCGACGCAGAGGACGAGCATCGGCGCCTGCTCTATGTCGCGCTGACGCGCGCGCGCAACGGACTGATCATCGCCGGCGCGACAGGACTGAAGCAGGCGCCGCCCGCGTCCTGGTATGCGCAGATTTCATCGGCGCTGGAAGAGGGCGACGCGAAGCTCGGCGCCAAACTCGAACAGACGCCGGCGCGCGGAGGCGAAGGCGAGGTCGGGCGCTGGATCATCGCGGGGCGCGAAAGCACGGCGATGACGAGGCAAGCGGAGCGGGCGACGCTGCCAACCGCTACGCGCCTGCCATCCTGGACGCGCGAACAGGCTTCGCCGGAAGCCGTGTGGACGCCGCCGCTCTCGCCCTCGCGCGCCGCAGAGGCGGCCGATCGGCGCGACCGGCCGCTCGACCGACCGGAAGCCGCCGCGGCGCGGGCGCGCGGCCGCCTCATCCACAGGCTGCTAGAAGCGATTCCATCGGCCGATCCTGACCAGCGGGAGTCTGTCGCGCTGCGCCTTGCCGAACTCAGCGCGCAGCCCGCGGACCTTGCCGAACGTCAGCAACTCGCGCGGAAGGCGCTGGAGATCGTGGCCGATTCCCGATTCGCCGATCTCTTCGATCCAGGCTCGCGCGCCGAAGTCGCGGTGGCCGGCCCCATCAAGGGCCGCGACGGCGCCGTGCGTCACGCGTCCGGCAAGATCGACCGGCTGGCGCTCGCCGGCGGGGACGTGCTGATCGGCGATTACAAGACGGGCGCGCGGCCGCCGGCGCATGAAGCCGACATTCCCAAAAGCGTCATCGCGCAGCTTGCGGTCTATCGCGCGCTGGTCGCGCCACTCTATCCCGATCGCAAAGTCCGTTGCGTCGTCATCTGGACCGCCGGCCCCCTCGCGCATGAGATTTCCAACGCGGCGCTCGACGAAGCGCTTCACAGGATTTGA
- the addB gene encoding double-strand break repair protein AddB: protein MRPPRLFSIPPGALFLDTLADALIDGTLVGDIGWKSRPLDVADVTIYLPTRRAARAFAGVLALRADGPAILPRIVPLGDADEAELKLMGDGDVAPEALLQPAAESADRMIFLADLVMRWRKQLALAITPLDRAEHGLIAESPAEAFALAGDLARVLDILTIEGVTPKQLSDGVPGEHDRYWEISRAFLGIAFETWPLYLETRGLIDPTARNQNVLRARAAQIAAGKSSGPVIAAGSTGTNPATAELLSAIARLDRGAVVLPGLDLISSNDSFAAILGEEAPHEVHPQAALAHLLRRLQAQRGDVIPLGRAQKALLARERVLSDAMQPPSQTASWADARADAAIQRDIRDALRGGAIIEADTDREEALAIALAMRRAVRRPNRSAALVTPDRALAERVGVTLARWGLEVDDSAGRALSRAPRGALAILAAQWLASPADGALLSTLLAHPSVACGFDRAGMVRAATAIEIGLLRGYPDASDLKMLRELFEPRRSKASDRHAIGPLKRLSEDDWTLAREALDRLIAISDRFAGTGDKHGCACVGEWAAAHREALVALTENASEEDWLFDEPDGDALRELFGALEIAGAERAPLTRADYPLAIKQLMDGETLNPPARIHPRLAIWGLLEARLLQADVMILGGLNETSWPPQPSPDPFLNRALRSTLKLPQPERRIGQTAHDFVAAFGAARQAILTRAKKSGGAPTIASRFWQRLQAYAGPQEKRPEHFSEADRRNPWVRATRRGDIYLAYARALDESGEAKPISQPSPKPPARLAPRQLSVSRIETLVRDPYAIFAQSVLKLDRLEPIGMAADFALRGTVIHDAAAHFSKTVDPFAANAVEEFTRIGEKLFKEAGVDPERMMFWLPGFRRAARAYVEWERSRRPHLARFDVEQGGKISFALGDGSNFTLSGRADRIERLKDRTLAIVDFKTGAPPSRKEVLKGLSPQLTLEAAMASRGGFNAEDRGRKASSLIYVRMSGAKSGGFDNDLADSAKKDFVDPIAIPEKHLEQLRRRMSALVSGELGFTSRPIPKYARDEGDYDHLARVAEWSRGDDDE from the coding sequence ATGCGTCCCCCTCGCCTGTTCTCGATCCCGCCGGGCGCGCTTTTTCTCGACACGCTGGCGGATGCGCTGATCGACGGAACGCTCGTTGGCGATATCGGCTGGAAATCGCGTCCGCTCGATGTCGCCGACGTCACCATCTATCTGCCGACGCGGCGCGCGGCGCGCGCTTTCGCCGGCGTGCTGGCGCTGCGCGCCGACGGACCGGCGATCCTGCCGCGCATCGTGCCGCTCGGCGACGCCGACGAAGCTGAACTCAAACTGATGGGCGATGGCGACGTCGCGCCGGAGGCCCTGCTGCAGCCGGCAGCGGAATCAGCTGATCGCATGATCTTCCTCGCCGATCTGGTGATGCGCTGGCGCAAGCAGCTCGCTCTGGCGATCACGCCGCTTGATCGCGCCGAGCATGGGCTGATCGCGGAATCGCCGGCCGAAGCCTTTGCGCTCGCCGGCGACCTCGCGCGCGTGCTCGACATCCTGACGATCGAAGGCGTCACCCCTAAGCAACTTTCTGACGGCGTGCCCGGCGAACATGATCGCTACTGGGAAATTTCGCGCGCCTTTCTCGGCATCGCCTTCGAGACGTGGCCGCTCTATCTCGAAACGCGCGGCCTCATCGATCCCACGGCGCGCAACCAGAATGTGCTGCGCGCGCGCGCCGCGCAGATCGCCGCAGGAAAAAGCTCCGGCCCCGTCATCGCGGCGGGTTCGACCGGCACCAATCCGGCGACGGCGGAGCTTTTGTCAGCGATTGCGCGGCTTGATCGCGGCGCGGTCGTGCTGCCGGGTCTTGATCTCATCTCATCGAATGACTCCTTCGCAGCGATCCTCGGCGAAGAAGCGCCGCACGAAGTCCATCCGCAGGCGGCGCTGGCGCATCTGCTGCGGCGATTACAGGCGCAACGCGGCGATGTCATCCCGCTTGGCCGCGCGCAGAAAGCTCTTCTCGCGCGCGAGCGCGTGCTCAGCGACGCGATGCAGCCGCCTTCACAGACAGCGAGCTGGGCGGATGCGCGGGCGGATGCTGCGATCCAGCGCGATATCCGTGACGCGCTTCGCGGCGGCGCCATCATCGAAGCCGACACTGACCGCGAGGAAGCGCTCGCCATCGCGCTCGCCATGCGCCGCGCCGTGCGGAGGCCGAACCGCAGCGCAGCTCTCGTGACGCCGGATCGCGCGCTCGCCGAACGCGTCGGCGTGACGCTGGCGCGCTGGGGCCTTGAAGTCGATGATTCCGCCGGACGCGCGCTGTCGCGCGCGCCGCGCGGCGCGCTGGCGATCCTTGCGGCGCAATGGCTCGCCTCTCCCGCGGACGGCGCGCTGCTTTCGACGCTGCTTGCACATCCCAGCGTCGCGTGCGGATTTGATCGCGCTGGGATGGTTCGCGCCGCGACGGCGATCGAGATCGGATTGCTGCGCGGCTATCCCGACGCCAGCGATCTCAAGATGCTGCGCGAGTTGTTCGAGCCTCGTCGCAGCAAGGCCAGCGATCGTCATGCGATCGGCCCACTCAAGCGTTTGTCGGAAGACGACTGGACGCTGGCGCGCGAAGCGCTCGACAGGCTGATTGCGATTTCCGATCGGTTCGCCGGCACAGGCGACAAACACGGCTGCGCCTGCGTCGGCGAATGGGCGGCGGCGCACCGCGAGGCGCTGGTCGCGCTGACTGAAAACGCAAGTGAAGAAGACTGGCTGTTCGACGAACCCGATGGCGACGCGCTGCGAGAGCTGTTCGGCGCGCTGGAAATCGCGGGCGCGGAACGCGCGCCGCTGACGCGCGCAGATTATCCGCTTGCGATCAAGCAGCTCATGGATGGCGAGACGCTCAACCCGCCGGCGCGCATCCATCCACGCCTCGCGATCTGGGGCCTGCTCGAAGCGCGTCTGTTGCAGGCCGATGTAATGATCCTCGGCGGACTCAACGAAACCTCCTGGCCGCCGCAGCCCTCGCCTGATCCTTTTCTCAATCGCGCGCTGCGCTCCACGCTGAAGCTGCCACAGCCGGAGCGGCGCATCGGCCAGACGGCGCATGATTTCGTCGCGGCGTTCGGGGCCGCGCGCCAGGCGATCCTGACGCGCGCGAAAAAATCCGGCGGCGCGCCAACCATCGCCTCGCGCTTCTGGCAGCGACTGCAGGCCTATGCGGGACCACAGGAGAAACGACCGGAGCATTTCAGCGAGGCCGACCGCCGCAATCCGTGGGTGCGCGCGACGCGGCGCGGCGACATCTATCTCGCCTATGCGCGCGCGCTCGACGAATCCGGCGAAGCGAAACCGATTTCACAACCGAGCCCGAAGCCGCCGGCGCGTCTCGCTCCGCGTCAGCTCAGCGTCAGCCGCATCGAGACTTTGGTGCGCGATCCCTATGCGATCTTCGCGCAATCGGTGCTGAAGCTCGACAGGCTTGAGCCGATCGGTATGGCGGCGGACTTCGCGCTGCGCGGCACGGTGATTCACGATGCGGCCGCGCATTTCTCCAAGACGGTTGATCCCTTCGCGGCGAACGCCGTCGAGGAATTCACCCGGATTGGCGAAAAGCTTTTCAAAGAAGCGGGCGTCGACCCTGAACGCATGATGTTCTGGCTGCCCGGCTTCCGCCGCGCCGCGCGCGCCTATGTCGAATGGGAGCGCTCGCGGCGACCGCATCTCGCGCGATTCGATGTCGAGCAAGGCGGCAAAATCTCGTTTGCGCTTGGCGACGGCTCTAATTTCACGCTCAGCGGCCGCGCCGACCGTATCGAGCGGTTGAAGGACAGGACGCTCGCTATTGTCGACTTCAAGACCGGAGCGCCGCCCTCGCGCAAGGAGGTGCTTAAAGGATTGTCGCCGCAGCTCACGCTGGAAGCGGCGATGGCTTCGCGCGGCGGTTTCAATGCAGAAGATCGCGGCCGCAAAGCGTCATCCCTGATCTATGTCAGGATGTCTGGCGCAAAAAGCGGCGGCTTCGACAATGATCTCGCTGATTCTGCGAAGAAAGATTTTGTCGATCCCATCGCAATCCCCGAGAAACATCTCGAACAGTTGCGACGGCGCATGAGCGCGCTTGTCTCGGGCGAACTCGGCTTCACATCGCGCCCGATCCCGAAATATGCGCGCGACGAAGGCGACTATGACCATCTCGCCCGCGTGGCGGAGTGGTCGCGCGGAGACGATGATGAGTAG
- a CDS encoding outer membrane protein, with amino-acid sequence MKKLLLASAALVAISSAAFAADLPSRKGPPPAPVYVPAFSWTGFYVGLQGGYSWGRVTGTSTTAPGGLFLGSYGYDANGGLFGAHAGYNYQFTPNLVAGIEGDIEWADLKKTGIASTGLLAERTKLDWQGSVRGRFGFALDRALIYATGGVAFADISHNVTTIPGGVSVLNYSDTRAGWTLGGGIEYALTNNITVRGEYRYTDYGRISASNLVTGVADSKKFTTNAIRAGVSYKF; translated from the coding sequence ATGAAGAAGCTTCTGCTCGCCTCCGCCGCGCTTGTCGCCATCTCTTCCGCTGCGTTCGCGGCCGATCTTCCCTCGCGCAAGGGCCCGCCGCCGGCGCCTGTCTATGTTCCCGCCTTCTCCTGGACCGGTTTCTATGTCGGTCTTCAGGGCGGCTACTCCTGGGGCCGCGTGACCGGCACGTCGACGACCGCTCCGGGCGGCCTGTTCCTCGGCAGCTACGGCTATGACGCCAATGGCGGCCTGTTCGGCGCGCATGCCGGCTACAACTATCAGTTCACGCCGAATCTCGTCGCCGGCATCGAAGGCGACATCGAGTGGGCTGACCTGAAGAAGACCGGCATCGCCAGCACGGGCCTTCTCGCCGAGCGCACCAAGCTCGACTGGCAGGGTTCGGTTCGCGGCCGCTTCGGCTTCGCTCTCGATCGCGCCCTCATCTACGCCACCGGCGGTGTCGCGTTCGCCGACATCAGCCACAACGTGACGACGATCCCGGGCGGCGTCAGCGTCCTGAACTACTCCGACACCCGCGCCGGCTGGACGCTCGGCGGCGGTATCGAGTACGCGCTGACCAACAACATCACGGTCCGCGGCGAGTATCGCTACACCGACTACGGCCGGATCAGCGCTTCGAACCTCGTGACCGGCGTCGCCGACAGCAAGAAGTTCACGACCAACGCGATCCGCGCTGGCGTCAGCTACAAGTTCTGA